Within the Mucilaginibacter sp. CSA2-8R genome, the region TAAGTCGAAAACACCATTGGTAAACACCACCTTTTCGCCTTGTTGCTGCCACTCGTTCAATTGCTTTTGCAAAGAGGGTAAATCAAAAATTTTGACAGACAGCTGTTGTTCGACTGAACGTGACATAAGATGTATATTAATGGAAAGGTTGAGTATCAAAGATTTCGAGAAAAAAGCCGGTTTAACGGCTGGCTTTTTCTATGTCGGCAATAATCTCATTAAGAGTTGTAGTTGCACTGCCTACCTGCCTGATCACAATAGCAGCTGCGTGGTTAGCCAGTTCGCAGGCTTCCTCCACAGTAAAGCCCGATGCAATAAAATAAGCCATTACTGCTAAAACAGTATCACCGGCGCCGGTTACGTCAAACACCTCAGTAGCTTTTACGGGCAGTAATTGATGGGCAATCGGGCTCATAATAGCCATACCTTCTTCAGAGAGGGTGACCACCAGGTATTCGGCATTGGTTTGCGCCAAAATGATAGACGATGCCTCCTTTAAATCGTCCAGGTTTTTGATTTTGTCCTTTTTGCTGGCTTCGGCTAACTCTTTACGATTGGGTTTGATGATGTATACACCTTTGTATTTAGCATAATTGAATCCTTTAGGATCAACAATAATCTTTTTGCCCTTTTGCGTAGCTAATTCAACCAATCGTTGGGTAAGCGTAGGTGAGAATAAGCCTTTATTGTAATCAGAAAACAAAACAATGTCGGCTTCACTGATGCAATCTGACAACCTTTCAATCACTAAATCTTCAATAGCCGTACTTACCGCATCGGTTACTTCGCGGTCAATCCTTACTAATTGGTGACTTCCGGCCATTACCCGGGTTTTAACCGTAGTAGGGCGGCTATGATCGTCGATGATGCCGCAAGTATCAATACCTTCCTCTTTCAGAATAGATATCAGCTGTGTACCTGAGGTGTCATGACCTATCAGGCCGCTCACGGTAACCTGGCTGCCTAAAGTAATAAGGTTTTGTGCCACGTTAGCAGCACCACCCAAGGTAATGGTCTCGTTTTTAACGTTAACTACCGGAACCGGTGCCTCGGGTGATAAGCGGGTTGCTTCGCCAACAATATAATGATCAATCATCAAATCGCCGATAACTAAAATATTGGGCTGTTTGCCCGATTGTTGCAGGGCACGAACTTTATCTGTAAGCATGTATAATTATTGAAGACCTTATAGCGGCAACGGACGGTATTAACGTTTTGCTGTTAGTTTTACTTTTTTATGTTCAAATATTTCTTTAATCTGGCTTAATGAGCACGCGTTGAGGCAATCATTTTTAGTTACGCCTCCTTTTCGGGCTATCAAAACCCCATACTCCATATCTTTAAACCCTTCAACCCGGTGGGCGTCTGGGTTTACAGATAGCAGCACACCTTTGCTAATGGCATACTGGCACCAGCGCCAGTCTAAATCCAGCCTTAATGGGTTTGCATTAATTTCAATAGCTACCTGGTTGGCCGCACACGCATCAATTACTTTTTGATAGTCAATCTCATATCCCTTGCGGCTCAGCAACAGGCGGCCGGTAGGGTGGCCCAATATGGTGGTGTAAGGATTTTCAATAGCTTTAATTAACCGTGCGGTTGCCTTTTCCTTATCCATTTTTAAGTTGGAGTGAACGGATGCCACAATAAAGTCGAAGCTTTCCAGTACTTCATCCGGATAATCGAGCGAGCCGTCATTCAAAATATCAGACTCGATACCTTTAAATATGTGAAACCCGTCAAGCTTTTGATTAAGGCGATCAACTTCCTGGTGCTGTTTAAATACCTGCTCAATACTCATGCCTTTGGCATAAAAGGCACTTTTGCTATGGTCGCAGATGCCTAAATATTCCAATTTCATTTCGTTGCGGCAATACAATGCCATTTCTTCGAGGGTGTTGATGCCGTCGCTCCAGGTACTATGGTTGTGCAGCGAGCCTTTCAGGTCCGCCAAATCAATTAAGTCAGGAAGAACGACTTTGTGCAAATAAGTATCGCCTTCGCGCAGTTCGGGCGCTATCCAGGCCAAACTTGCTTTTTGATAAATAAATTCTTCGCTGGTAGGCTGGTCTGGGAAGCTGGCAATACGGTCTGATACCGCTTTGACATGGCTTTCGCTACCAGTGTAAACAAACA harbors:
- the rfaE1 gene encoding D-glycero-beta-D-manno-heptose-7-phosphate kinase, which encodes MLTDKVRALQQSGKQPNILVIGDLMIDHYIVGEATRLSPEAPVPVVNVKNETITLGGAANVAQNLITLGSQVTVSGLIGHDTSGTQLISILKEEGIDTCGIIDDHSRPTTVKTRVMAGSHQLVRIDREVTDAVSTAIEDLVIERLSDCISEADIVLFSDYNKGLFSPTLTQRLVELATQKGKKIIVDPKGFNYAKYKGVYIIKPNRKELAEASKKDKIKNLDDLKEASSIILAQTNAEYLVVTLSEEGMAIMSPIAHQLLPVKATEVFDVTGAGDTVLAVMAYFIASGFTVEEACELANHAAAIVIRQVGSATTTLNEIIADIEKASR
- a CDS encoding helix-hairpin-helix domain-containing protein, producing the protein MENKSIARYLKLLGQLMELHEQNSFKIRSINNAAFKIDKLPYRLDGKSYEEMTQIDGVGKSIAAYVKELLDNGSIKDLEDLLQDTPEGVVEMLHIKGIGPKKVAAIWKQLGIENTGELYYACNENRLVEAKGFGAKTQEEIKRVLDFRMASNGKFLYAQVRPEAGELIGLLKDVFPGALIEFAGEYRRCCEIITELSIVLGTRDTDIALKTLSTSTLLKNITVTNCHINGETQNGILVDIIVTEKRLFFRDLFVYTGSESHVKAVSDRIASFPDQPTSEEFIYQKASLAWIAPELREGDTYLHKVVLPDLIDLADLKGSLHNHSTWSDGINTLEEMALYCRNEMKLEYLGICDHSKSAFYAKGMSIEQVFKQHQEVDRLNQKLDGFHIFKGIESDILNDGSLDYPDEVLESFDFIVASVHSNLKMDKEKATARLIKAIENPYTTILGHPTGRLLLSRKGYEIDYQKVIDACAANQVAIEINANPLRLDLDWRWCQYAISKGVLLSVNPDAHRVEGFKDMEYGVLIARKGGVTKNDCLNACSLSQIKEIFEHKKVKLTAKR